DNA sequence from the Strigops habroptila isolate Jane chromosome 4, bStrHab1.2.pri, whole genome shotgun sequence genome:
GAGATGAGAATGAAAACTGGGATTAACAGTCACGAATGCGAACTGTTATGGCAGTAATGGGGATCTTTACTTAAGACTTTCAAAAAACCTGTCTTGAGCTACATTTTGACTTACATCTCAGTGCTACCCAACAACAGCGTAAGAATAAGTTTCATGGCATCAAAGTTTTATCAGAACCTTCTTTCCTTCAGTTCACGTAACTGCAGGCTGAAagcctcccctctccctcctcctcacctaGTGAGGAGCCCAACACCACTAGCCCAAGATCACTGAAACCAATGAGTTTCTGCAAGTACTTCAAAAAACAAATGACTgattatatgaaaaaataaaactcaaattCAACATTAAAGATCTCTAAAGATATCTGTTTCTCAACTAAATTGTACAGAAGCTGATTCTGCTGATGTAGTGACTCCAGACCTAAACTGAGTCAGCTCAAGTATAAGGGAGAGCATCAGGACTGGGACCCATCACTTGGAAGCATGCCGTTCCACCCTGGGTGAAAATGAAGTTCCAGTTCTGAAGTATTTAGCTCACAGAAACGTGTGCTTGGCATTAGATACCCCATCCTCCCCCAGAACGCGATCTAAGGCACAAAGCTGTGGTTTATGGCCTGTGGGGTGATCCTATCCAGTCCACCATTTTTTCTGTGGAGGCTCATGCTGGGATCAGAGGAGCGGATCTCTGCCTCCGAGTGTGCGTGaagccctgcagctgctgcacatGTGCAGGCTCCTGCTGGCAGCCTCCACACTCCACAACCAAACACAGAATCCTCACCACATGGCTGGTGTGGCCCACAGGGCTGACAAGGTGGGACCAGCTTGAGACAGCACAAGGTGTAGCCTGAAATCCACGTGCCACATAGAAGGTTTGTTCCTTACCTTCGTCAGCGCAGGGCCTCTTGTACAGCACGTCCACTGGGATTTGGAAGCTAATGCACAGCATCTCCTTGTTCGGTGCGACATTTCTAACCAGGTAAGTAGAACAGCGCCCGTCCAAGGAGGTTCCTAGAGAAGCTTCAGCTCGTTCTTGGATGTCTTTGGCTGGGTTCTCGTGTTTGGAGAAACCGTAGCAGTGCACCATGGGAAGGTCAGCAGTGCCACATGGTTCTCTGACCAAGAGATGCCGGAAAGCATCCAGAAATTCAGTAGCCAAAGCTGGCAAATTCATGACTATGtgaaaagaggttttttgttcttctttctgaagtggGAGCTCTTTACTTAGTTCTTCTCTTACTGGCCCCAGCAGGAAGTCCCTGCCATCCATATTgaatgctttaattttcttatCTACTTTGTTCAGTTTGCAGTTGTGCAGGAGCCAGTTGTAGGATTCAGGATTGAGATCGTTTGCAAATACGTGgcactttttctttgctgctggaaTAGCAAAAGGTCCAATCCCAGCAAAGACATCGAAAAGGACATCGCCGGGCTTCAAAAGCTCAACGATACGGCTGTGTTCGGTGGAGAGACGCGGGTTCCAGTAGACTTTAGAAAAGTCCAACTCATAtacaatattattttctttgaccTGAAAGTCCAAAACATTTGCTTAAGCCTCTGTGTTCAAATTCCAGGCATATTTAAGCACTATCAGTAGTTAAGACAGCTAAAAACCAAGGTGCTTTATCAAAAGGTAATTGACATTTGTCCCACTAGTAGTGCACATGAGTCTTGTATAAGCAGATCTACTCAACAGAAATAGCCATACGGAATGTTCCCACTGTCAATCCAGATGGCTGGCTTATGGATGTCTCAGTCACCAggtagaaataaaacagcaacttaaatttaccattaaaaaaataataatctgagGCTTTTTTTGTGGCTGGCTGACAACTCCTTTATTGAAAGCAGACCTTGGGACTACGCCTTGAGCCCTCCTCAGTATCATCCTCCCTGAGAATGATGCAGCACACAAATGGCAACAGTCACCCAAATTCAAAGTCCCTGGGAGCCACCCTGcagtttgaaaaaatattttatctctcAGTGTGACAGCATCTGGAAACTGATCCAAACCCAAACTTTGGGATGAGCACTACCTTAAGAACAGACCTAAAAAGAAACCATATTTATTCAGATGAGAATGAAATGCGAGACAATATTTTGCACCACCACACTTGAATTGTGTGACTGGGAATTAAAGTAGCTTTGTATCCAAATCACTGCTTCATTTGCTTTGCCAGCAAGGAACATACTGAAACATCTGCACTCCTCAGTGTGCAGCTCAGTGGTGTGCTACATGTGTGCTCAATGAGCTAGCACCCTCTGCACTTCTGCCTTGACAATTGTTTGTCACTTCTGCCTTGACAATTCAAATCCCTTCTCTGTGCGTGTACACGATGTTCTACCAAACTATTCAACTTTTTTATTTGgtaatttaatgttttctcttctaaaaGCACAGAACTGCTAACAGttaccaaaaatattttttggtcAAACCAGTGGCCAGATTTGCAGCTAAAGCCAAGAAACCCTGTGTGGCAGTTATGTAGTTCTTTACACctgaaaaatgtcaaaacacaGGGGAAATGAGGTTTGTCTTGCTGctgacaggaaaggaaaaaggcacaGGCAAAATCTTGCCTAGGTTGTAAAGACACTGAGATTTAGAAACACGTTCTTATGTTCCATATGAGCCACTGCACAAGGCCTggtgaaatgaagaaacagcaatttCTTAGATCAAATACACTAAATATTCTGGCTTTAGAGTGAGAAACACCCCATACTACAAAGTCTGTAATTAGTACGTTTGTAAGAAACCTGCTGCTGTCACGTATCAGTAAAGTATCATGACATGCTGTTCTAGATCATTAAAATCTAGGCTGTGAACTTCAAAGAATACATATCTTCATGATCCTTATGGTTGTGAGTTTGCCCCTGGCAGACCAGGACGAATGAATGCAGAAGTAACTGCCAACTCTTACACTCTAAAACACGTGACACGAAGGGCACCGTGTAAAGGAATGGTTTTAACAGCACCTCTTCAGCACATTGTCCAGTGGATGTCTTTGGGTTTTAgcacattaattttaaaataacaggaGAAAATCAACTGTACCTTGGTTACCAGGTTGCTCTCTCCAGCGAGCACTTCCATTTGGAAATTTCTGTATGTGCTGTCAATAatattggttttatttactACACAGGTGATGCCTGGGTTCTTGTCAATTATAACTTGGCCTGAACAGAGAGGGCAAAAAATATTCTGGTTAAGGGACTAA
Encoded proteins:
- the TRMT5 gene encoding tRNA (guanine(37)-N1)-methyltransferase, whose translation is MRTLWRLGYSARLLKTNKFGTAAANTSFPAVWMLLARYSGRIPGLFAVVKKNRFFTMPDTVEDKADLELYSPHPGVRGMTQLDREAFKRTVVVPVLKIKKEIVNTLLKSLKHVVLQRPGLKRVVEEPGDEDSRLLILDPRKLPEFSLGESEQEVLKQLNVHPEVSKYNLELTYENFKSEEILRAVLPEGQEVTSGFSRVGHIAHLNLRDHQLPYRHLIGQVIIDKNPGITCVVNKTNIIDSTYRNFQMEVLAGESNLVTKVKENNIVYELDFSKVYWNPRLSTEHSRIVELLKPGDVLFDVFAGIGPFAIPAAKKKCHVFANDLNPESYNWLLHNCKLNKVDKKIKAFNMDGRDFLLGPVREELSKELPLQKEEQKTSFHIVMNLPALATEFLDAFRHLLVREPCGTADLPMVHCYGFSKHENPAKDIQERAEASLGTSLDGRCSTYLVRNVAPNKEMLCISFQIPVDVLYKRPCADEAKPASKRLCTSNEFSEEKFLS